A stretch of Brassica napus cultivar Da-Ae chromosome C6, Da-Ae, whole genome shotgun sequence DNA encodes these proteins:
- the LOC106409414 gene encoding ABC transporter G family member 24-like, which produces MFLASCNRKCHSQTFLLKYLNKPSLLEKSSYYCFALYLIYLTSLMCLLLRLKMSVNRPYWLKNASNLRLVILVLWLVCYVGYGQFEDTHDFNNPAALPLFTQMVYRKLSNSTASLSHELATRAKFCVKDPDADWNRAFNFSTNLDFLSSCIKQTQGDIGRRICTAAEMKFYLNAFFFKSSNPGYLQQNGNCNLTSWVSGCEPGWACSIDPTEQVDLQNSTDFPERTRNCMSCCEGFFCPRGLACMIPCPLGAHCPLATLNKRTSLCEPYTYQLPTVRPNHTCGGANVWADIRSSGEVFCSAGSYCPTTTRKVACDSGNYCRMGSTSEKPCFKLTSCNPNTANQNMHAFGVMVIFGVITILLIIYNCSDQILTTREKRQAKSREAAVKKAKAHQRWKVARTEIRAQITRTFSDVKETHKILDRGYSSDVGISKYSSPESSSAVQSSNEVKDDKIKKSSSQILKDAYSQIEKEKAMELENKDLTFSGLVNMATYSEVRKRRTLMELSFKNLTLTLKSNGKHLLRCVTGTMKPSRITAVMGPSGAGKTSLLSSLAGKAVGCSLSGLILINGKQESIHSYKKIIGFVPQDDIVHGNLTVEENIWFHAKCRLPAGQSKGDKVLVVERVIDSLGLQAVRSCLVGTVEKRGISGGQRKRVNVGLEMVMEPSILFLDEPTSGLDSASSQLLLKALRHEALEGVNVCMVVHQPSYALFRMFQDLVLLAKGGLTVYHGPVKEVEEYFSGLGIIVPERINPPDYYIDVLEGIVTDLNSDVGYKELPQRWMIHKGYSVPLDMQNNNSAKDLVMNPDAVNNTNCNAEQTFVRELWGDVNSNFRMHSDKIWHNFLQSRDLSCRRNPSIWLQYKYFLGRIAKQRMREAKLQATDYLILLLAGACLGSLIKASDESFGAPGYTYTIIAVSLLCKIAALRSFSLDKLHYWRESASGMSSLACFLAKDTIDCFNTLVKPLVYLSMFYFFTNPRSTFFDNYIVLVCLVYCVTGIAYALAIFLQPGSAQLVSVLLPVVLTLVATQPKNSEAMKIIADLCYPKWALEAFVIGNAEKYYGVWMITRCGSLMKSGYDINKWNLCIMILLLIGVVTRNIAFVGMLILQKK; this is translated from the exons ATGTTTCTTGCCTCTTGTAATCGTAAATGTCACTCTCAAACattccttttaaaatatttgaacaaGCCCTCTCTTCTTGAGAAATCAAGCTACTATTGTTTTGCTTTGTATCTGATATATCTGACTTCTCTAATGTGTCTTCTTTTAAGGCTCAAGATGAGTGTAAACCGGCCATACTGGCTCAAAAATGCATCTAACCTCAGACTGGTGATCTTGGTTCTGTGGTTGGTTTGTTATGTTGGTTATGGTCAATTTGAGGACACACATGACTTCAACAATCCGGCTGCTCTTCCCCTCTTTACACAGATGGTGTACCGTAAGCTCTCCAACAGCACTGCTTCACTTAGCCACGAGCTAGCTACAAGAGCCAAGTTTTGCGTCAAAGACCC GGATGCTGATTGGAACAGAGCTTTTAATTTCTCCACCAACTTGGATTTCTTGTCTTCTTGCATTAAGCAAACCCAAG GTGATATTGGTAGGCGTATCTGCACAGCAGCAGAGATGAAGTTCTATTTAAATGCTTTCTTTTTTAAATCAAGTAACCCTGGTTACTTGCAACAAAATGGGAACTGCAACTTGACTTCATGGGTCTCTGGTTGTGAACCTGGTTGGGCCTGCAGCATCGATCCAACAGAACAAGTTGATCTACAAAACTCTACAGATTTTCCAGAAAGAACAAGAAACTGTATGTCTTGTTGTGAAGGCTTCTTCTGCCCCAGGGGACTCGCCTGTATGATAC CTTGTCCTCTTGGTGCCCATTGCCCTTTAGCTACACTTAATAAGAGAACAAGCTTATGCGAACC GTATACTTATCAGTTACCAACAGTACGACCAAACCACACTTGTGGAGGTGCAAACGTATGGGCTGATATCAGAAGCAGCGGTGAAGTGTTCTGTTCTGCAGGATCATATTGTCCAACGACCACTCGAAAAGTAGCGTGTGATAGTGG GAACTACTGTCGTATGGGGTCTACATCTGAGAAAC CTTGCTTTAAGTTAACTTCTTGCAATCCCAACACAGCAAATCAGAACATGCATGCATTTGGGGTTATGGTTATT TTTGGTGTGATTACCATTCTACTCATTATATACAACTGTTCTGATCAAATCCTGACAACGAGGGAGAAGAGGCAGGCTAAATCAAGAGAAGCAGCTGTGAAGAAAGCTAAAGCTCATCAGAGATGGAAAGTTGCTAGAACTGAGATACGTGCACAAATAACTCGGACGTTCTCTGATGTTAAGGAAACTCACAAGATCTTGGATCGTGGGTACTCTTCAGATGTAGGCATCTCCAAATATTCAAGTCCTGAGAGTTCCTCTGCTGTACAATCTAGCAATGAGGTCAAGGATGATAAAATCAAGAAATCATCTAGCCAAATCTTGAAGGATGCATATAGTCAGATCGAGAAGGAGAAAGCCATGGAACTAGAGAATAAAGACCTTACCTTCTCAGGATTAGTTAACATGGCTACTTACTCTGAGgtgaggaagaggaggactctCATGGAGCtttctttcaaaaatttaaCTCTTACATTGAAATCTAATGGTAAGCATCTGTTGAGATGTGTGACTGGCACCATGAAACCAAGTCGTATCACAGCTGTGATGGGTCCATCAGGAGCAGGAAAGACaagtcttctttcttctttggcTGGCAAAGCCGTTGGATGCAGTTTGAGTGGTTTGATTCTCATAAATGGGAAGCAAGAATCGATCCATTCTTATAAGAAGATCATTGGTTTTGTGCCACAAGATGATATTGTCCATGGAAACTTGACAGTTGAGGAAAACATTTGGTTCCATGCTAAATGCAGGTTACCTGCAGGACAATCAAAAGGCGATAAAGTTCTTGTGGTTGAGAGAGTCATTGACTCTTTGGGGCTACAAGCTGTGAGGAGTTGTTTAGTTGGTACGGTAGAGAAGAGGGGAATCTCTGGAGGGCAGAGGAAGCGAGTGAATGTTGGTTTAGAAATGGTAATGGAGCCATCCATTTTGTTCTTGGACGAGCCTACTTCTGGCTTAGATAGTGCCTCATCACAGCTTCTTCTAAAAGCACTCAGACATGAAGCTCTTGAAGGAGTCAATGTCTGCATGGTTGTTCACCAACCAAG TTACGCTTTGTTCAGAATGTTCCAAGATCTAGTACTTCTAGCTAAAGGTGGCCTTACTGTTTACCACGGACCAGTCAAGGAGGTCGAGGAATACTTCTCAGGTCTTGGAATAATTGTACCAGAACGTATCAACCCTCCTGACTATTACATAGATGTTTTGGAAGGAATTGTGACTGATTTGAACTCTGATGTTGGCTACAAAGAGCTTCCTCAAAGGTGGATGATTCACAAAGGGTACTCGGTTCCATTAGATATGCAGAACAACAACAGTGCCAAGGACCTTGTAATGAATCCAGACGCTGTAAACAATACGAACTGCAATGCAGAACAAACATTTGTCAGAGAGCTGTGGGGAGATGTGAATAGTAATTTCAGAATGCATAGTGATAAGATATGGCATAACTTCTTACAGTCCAGAGATTTGTCCTGCAGAAGAAACCCTTCTATCTGGCTACAATacaaatacttccttggaag GATAGCTAAGCAGCGAATGAGAGAAGCTAAGTTACAAGCCACAGACTATTTGATTTTATTGCTAGCTGGTGCTTGTTTAGGATCACTTATTAAAGCAAGTGATGAGAGCTTTGGAGCACCTGGTTATACCTACACTATTATCGCCGTTT CTCTTCTGTGTAAAATAGCAGCTTTAAGATCATTCTCATTAGACAAGTTACATTACTGGAGAGAAAGTGCTTCAGGGATGAGTAGCTTGGCTTGTTTTCTTGCCAAAGATACAATAGACTGTTTCAATACACTTGTCAAGCCATTGGTTTATCTCTCCATGTTCTACTTCTTCACTAACCCGAGATCGACGTTTTTCGATAACTATATTGTCTTGGTCTGCCTTGTATATTGTGTGACTGGTATTGCATATGCATTGGCCATCTTCCTCCAACCTGGTTCTGCTCAGCTg GTTTCTGTTCTGCTTCCAGTAGTTCTAACACTTGTCGCAACTCAACCTAAGAATAGTGAGGCTATGAAGATCATAGCTGATCTATGTTATCCAAAGTGGGCTTTGGAGGCATTTGTGATTGGAAATGCTGAAAA GTACTATGGAGTATGGATGATCACTCGATGTGGATCGCTTATGAAGAGTGGCTACGACATTAATAAGTGGAATCTATGTATAATGATATTGCTTCTCATTGGGGTGGTCACTCGTAATATTGCCTTTGTAGGGATGCTTATACTTCAAAAGAAATGA